In one Lolium rigidum isolate FL_2022 chromosome 3, APGP_CSIRO_Lrig_0.1, whole genome shotgun sequence genomic region, the following are encoded:
- the LOC124697986 gene encoding protein YIPF5 homolog codes for MAKQFPVPPVVFNNSSSPTHRRHPIPGTGASPPPAFAPPRPSTSSAANPLPFMSFDIGPAPSNSAPPLFAGGPIGGAGASFEDEPPLLEELGINTRQIWRKTLSILHPLRSADTSLHADADLSGPFLFLLSFGLFQLLAGKFHFGIVLGWVTVASLFLYFVFSMLSGGRRGDLDLYRCVSLVGYCMLPMVIFSAVSLFLPRGGGLIFGVGMAFVLWSTRVCTRLLAELASSGDEHRGLIAYACWLVYMLFSLLVIF; via the coding sequence ATGGCGAAGCAGTTCCCCGTGCCGCCGGTGGTCTTCAACAACTCCTCCTCCCCCACGCACCGCCGCCACCCCATCCCCGGGACGGgcgcctccccgccgcccgccttcgcgccgccccgcccctccacctcctccgccgccaacccGCTCCCCTTCATGTCCTTCGACATCGGCCCCGCCCCCTCCAACTCGGCGCCGCCCCTCTTCGCCGGCGGCCCcatcggcggcgccggcgcctccTTCGAGGACGAGCCGCCGCTCCTCGAGGAGCTCGGCATCAACACGCGCCAGATCTGGCGGAAGACGCTCTCCATCCTCCACCCGCTCCGCTCCGCCGACACCTCCCTCCACGCCGACGCCGACCTCTCCGGCCCCTTCCTCTTCCTGCTCTCCTTCGGCCTCTTCCAGCTCCTCGCCGGCAAGTTCCACTTCGGGATCGTCCTCGGCTGGGTCACCGtcgcctccctcttcctctacttcGTCTTCTCCATGCTctccggcggccgccgcggcgaCCTCGACCTCTACAGGTGCGTCAGCCTCGTCGGCTACTGCATGCTCCCCATGGTCATCTTCTCCGCGGTCTCGCTCTTCCTGCCGCGGGGCGGAGGGCTCATCTTCGGCGTCGGCATGGCCTTCGTGCTCTGGTCGACCAGGGTCTGCACCAGGCTGCTAGCGGAGCTCGCGTCCAGCGGCGACGAGCACAGGGGGCTCATTGCCTACGCCTGCTGGCTCGTCTACATGCTCTTCTCGCTGCTCGTCATCTTTTGA
- the LOC124702164 gene encoding serine/threonine protein kinase OSK4-like: MDGSTRGGGHSDALKNYNLGRTLGIGTFGKVKIAEHKHTGHKVAIKILNRRQMRTMEMEEKAKREIKILRLFIHPHIIRLYEVIYTPTDIFVVMEYCKYGELFDCIVEKGRLQEDEARRIFQQIISGVEYCHRNMVVHRDLKPENLLLDSKYNVKLADFGLSNVMHDGHFLKTSCGSPNYAAPEVISGKLYAGPEVDVWSCGVILYALLCGTLPFDDDNIPNLFKKIKGGIYILPSHLSALARDLIPRMLVVDPMKRITIPEIREHPWFQYRLPRYLAVPPPDTAQQAKMIDEDTLQDVINLGYDKDHVCESLCNRLQNEATVAYYLLLDNRFRATSGYLGAEHQSVDRSYNQLASLESASSSSRQYLPGSSGSHGSGLRPYYPVERKWALGLQSRAHPREIMIEVLKSLQELNVCWKKNGHYNMKCRWCPGFPQVSDMLDANHSFIDDSTIMDNGDVNGRLPVVIKFEIQLYKTRDDKYLLDMQRITGPQLLFLDFCASFLTNLRVL; encoded by the exons ATGGATGGGAGCACTAGAGGAGGCGGGCATTCTGATGCATTAAAGAACTACAATCTGGGAAGAACATTAGGTATTGGCACATTTGGTAAAGTGAAGATTGCAGAGCACAAGCATACAGGACACAAGGTTGCTATAAAGATCCTCAACCGTCGTCAAATGAGAACTATGGAAATGGAAGAGAAGG caaagagagaaatcaagatACTGAGGTTGTTTATTCACCCCCATATCATCCGGCTTTATGAGGTCATCTACACACCTACAGACATATTTGTTGTGATGGAATATTGCAAGTATGGTGAGCTATTTGACTGCATTGTGGAAAAAGGCAGGTTACAGGAAGATGAGGCTCGCCGAATTTTCCAGCAG ATTATATCTGGTGTTGAGTACTGCCACAGAAATATGGTTGTTCATCGTGATCTAAAGCCAGAAAATCTGTTACTTGATTCCAAATATAATGTTAAACTTGCTGACTTTGGGTTGAGTAATGTCATGCACGATGGACATTTTTTGAAGACGAGCTGTGGGAGTCCAAATTATGCTGCTCCAGAG GTTATCTCAGGTAAACTGTATGCTGGACCTGAGGTTGATGTTTGGAGCTGTGGAGTTATCCTGTATGCTCTTCTTTGTGGTACTCTTCCATTTGATGATGACAATATTCCCAACCTCTTCAAAAAGATAAAG GGAGGTATCTATATCCTTCCAAGTCATTTATCTGCTCTTGCAAGGGATTTGATCCCAAGAATGCTTGTTGTTGATCCTATGAAGAGAATCACAATTCCTGAAATCCGAGAGCATCCGTGGTTTCAGTATCGCCTTCCTCGCTACTTGGCAGTGCCTCCACCAGACACAGCACAGCAAGCCAAAATG ATTGATGAAGATACACTTCAAGATGTTATCAACCTGGGATATGACAAAGACCATGTGTGTGAATCGCTGTGCAATAGGCTACAAAATGAG GCAACTGTTGCATATTACTTACTcttggacaatcggttccgagctACTAGTGGCTATCTGGGAGCAGAACATCAATCAGTG GATAGGAGTTATAATCAGCTTGCTTCATTGGAATCAGCAAGTTCAAGTTCCAGGCAGTATCTTCCAGGAAGCAGTGGTTCTCATGGCAGTGGCCTGCGGCCATATTATCCAGTTGAAAGAAAATGGGCTCTGGGTCTTCAG TCCCGGGCTCACCCACGTGAGATAATGATTGAGGTTCTGAAGTCACTTCAAGAATTAAATGTCTGCTGGAAGAAGAATGGACATTACAACATGAAATGCAGGTGGTGCCCTGGGTTTCCTCAGGTTAGTGATATGTTAGATGCCAACCACAGCTTCATTGATGACTCTACCATCATGGATAATGGCGATGTAAATGGAAGGCTACCTGTTGTGATCAAGTTCGAAATCCAG CTTTACAAGACCAGGGATGACAAGTACCTGCTGGACATGCAGAGAATTACTGGACCTCAGCTCCTTTTCCTGGACTTCTGTGCGTCATTCCTTACCAACCTTAGGGTTCTATAG
- the LOC124702163 gene encoding serine/threonine protein kinase OSK4, with amino-acid sequence MDGSTRGGGHSDALKNYNLGRTLGIGTFGKVKIAEHKHTGHKVAIKILNRRQMRTMEMEEKAKREIKILRLFIHPHIIRLYEVIYTPTDIFVVMEYCKYGELFDCIVEKGRLQEDEARRIFQQIISGVEYCHRNMVVHRDLKPENLLLDSKYNVKLADFGLSNVMHDGHFLKTSCGSPNYAAPEVISGKLYAGPEVDVWSCGVILYALLCGTLPFDDDNIPNLFKKIKGGIYILPSHLSALARDLIPRMLVVDPMKRITIPEIREHPWFQYRLPRYLAVPPPDTAQQAKMIDEDTLQDVINLGYDKDHVCESLCNRLQNEATVAYYLLLDNRFRATSGYLGAEHQSVDRSYNQLASLESASSSSRQYLPGSSGSHGSGLRPYYPVERKWALGLQSRAHPREIMIEVLKSLQELNVCWKKNGHYNMKCRWCPGFPQVSDMLDANHSFIDDSTIMDNGDVNGRLPAVLKFEIQLYKTRDDKYLLDMQRITGPQLLFLDFCASFLTNLRVL; translated from the exons ATGGATGGGAGCACTAGAGGAGGCGGGCATTCTGACGCGTTAAAGAACTACAATCTGGGCAGAACATTAGGTATCGGCACATTTGGAAAAGTCAAGATTGCAGAGCACAAGCATACAGGACACAAGGTTGCTATAAAGATCCTCAACCGTCGTCAAATGAGAACTATGGAAATGGAAGAGAAGG caaagagagaaatcaagatACTGAGGTTGTTTATTCACCCCCATATCATCCGGCTTTATGAGGTCATCTACACACCTACAGACATATTTGTTGTGATGGAATATTGCAAGTATGGTGAGCTATTTGACTGCATTGTGGAAAAAGGCAGGCTACAGGAAGATGAGGCTCGCCGAATTTTCCAGCAG ATTATATCTGGTGTTGAGTACTGCCACAGAAATATGGTTGTTCATCGTGATCTAAAGCCAGAAAATCTGTTACTTGATTCCAAATATAATGTTAAACTTGCTGACTTTGGGTTGAGTAATGTCATGCACGATGGACATTTTTTGAAGACGAGCTGTGGGAGTCCAAATTATGCTGCTCCAGAG GTTATCTCAGGTAAACTGTATGCTGGACCTGAGGTTGATGTTTGGAGCTGCGGAGTTATCCTGTATGCTCTTCTTTGTGGTACTCTTCCATTTGATGATGACAATATTCCCAACCTCTTCAAAAAGATAAAG GGAGGTATCTATATCCTTCCAAGTCATTTATCTGCTCTTGCAAGGGATTTGATCCCAAGAATGCTTGTTGTTGATCCTATGAAGAGAATCACAATTCCTGAAATCCGAGAGCATCCGTGGTTTCAGTATCGCCTTCCTCGCTACTTGGCAGTGCCTCCACCAGACACAGCACAGCAAGCCAAAATG ATTGATGAAGATACACTTCAAGATGTTATCAACCTGGGATATGACAAAGACCATGTGTGTGAATCACTGTGCAATAGGCTACAAAATGAG GCAACTGTTGCATATTACTTACTcttggacaatcggttccgagctACTAGTGGCTATCTGGGAGCAGAACATCAATCAGTG GATAGGAGTTATAATCAGCTTGCTTCATTGGAATCAGCAAGTTCAAGTTCCAGGCAGTATCTTCCAGGAAGCAGTGGTTCTCATGGCAGTGGCCTGCGGCCATATTATCCAGTTGAAAGAAAATGGGCTCTGGGTCTTCAG TCCCGGGCTCACCCACGTGAGATAATGATTGAGGTTCTGAAGTCACTTCAAGAATTAAATGTCTGCTGGAAGAAGAATGGACATTACAACATGAAATGCAGGTGGTGCCCTGGGTTTCCTCAGGTTAGTGATATGTTAGATGCCAACCACAGCTTCATTGATGACTCTACCATCATGGATAATGGCGACGTAAATGGAAGGCTACCTGCTGTGCTCAAGTTCGAAATCCAG CTTTACAAGACCAGGGATGACAAGTACCTGCTGGACATGCAGAGAATTACTGGACCTCAGCTCCTTTTCCTGGACTTCTGTGCGTCATTCCTTACCAACCTTAGGGTTCTATAG